One part of the Melospiza melodia melodia isolate bMelMel2 chromosome 3, bMelMel2.pri, whole genome shotgun sequence genome encodes these proteins:
- the FAM98A gene encoding protein FAM98A, with product MEFELLENDVLESLEDLGYKGPLLDDGALAQAVSHGASSPEFTKLCAWLVSELRLFCKLEENVQATNSPNEAEEFQLEMSGLLSEMNCPYASLTSGDVTKRLHNQKNCLLLLTYLISELEAARMLCVNAPPKKAQEGGGSEVFQELKGICIALGMSKPPANITMFQFFSGIEKKLKETLAKVPPNHVGKPLLKKQLGPAHWEKIEAINQAIANEYEVRRKLLVKRLDVTVQSFGWSDRAKSQTEKLAKVYQPKRALLSTKCTISIANLLAARQDLSKIMRTSSGSIREKTACAINKVLMGRVPDRGGRPNEIEPPPPEMPPWQKRPEGGSQQGGGRGGRGGYDSSYGGRGGYDHGGHDRGGRGGYDSSYGGRGGHEQGSHDRGGRGGRGGYDHGGRGGGRGNKLQGGWTDGGSGGYQDGGYRESNYRDAGFQTGGYHGGGGYQGGGYGGYQSSSYSGSGYQGGGGGGYQQDNRYQDGGSHSDRGGGRGGGRGGRGGRGGRGGQGGGWGGRGGQNFNQGGQFEQHFQHGGYQYNQSGFGQGRHFTS from the exons ATGGAGTTCGAGCTCCTGGAGAACGATGTGCTGGAGTCGCTGGAGGACCTGGG TTACAAAGGTCCCTTGTTAGACGACGGCGCGCTGGCTCAGGCGGTCTCCCATGGAGCCAGCTCCCCTGAATTCACCAAACTCTGCGCTTGGCTGGTGTCTGAGTTACGGCTCTTCTGTAAACTGGAGGAGAACGTGCAGGCAACCAACA gtcCAAATGAAGCAGAAGAATTTCAGCTTGAAATGAGTGGGCTGCTGTCTGAAATGAACTGTCCATATGCATCATTAACATCAGGAGATGTGACAAAACGCCTTCATAATCAAAAGAACTGTCTCTTGCTGCTTA CATACCTCATCTCAGAACTGGAAGCTGCCAGAATGCTGTGTGTGAATGCCCCTCCTAAAAAAGCCCAGGAAGGGGGTGGCAGTGAAGTCTTTCAGGAGCTGAAAGGCATCTGCATTGCTTTAGGCATGTCCAAGCCTCCCGCCAACATAACGATGTTCCAGTTCTTCAGCGGAATTGAAAAAAAA CTGAAGGAAACTCTAGCAAAGGTTCCACCTAATCATGTTGGAAAACCTTTATTAAAGAAACAACTGGGACCAGCTCACTGG GAAAAAATTGAAGCAATTAATCAAGCCATAGCCAACGAATATGAAGTCCGAAGAAAACTGTTAGTCAAACGTTTGGATGTTACTGTGCAATCCTTCGGCTGGTCAGACAGAGCTAAG AGTCAAACAGAAAAACTGGCTAAAGTCTACCAGCCAAAACGTGCCCTCTTATCTACTAAGTGCACTATATCAATTGCAAATCTCTTGGCAGCTCGGCAGGATCTGTCCAAGATTATGAGAACAAGCAGTGGATCCATCAGAGAGAAGACTGCATGTGCCATTAATAAG GTGCTAATGGGCAGAGTGCCTGACAGAGGAGGAAGGCCCAATGAAATAGAACCTCCACCTCCTGAGATGCCACCGTGGCAGAAAAGACCAGAGGGTGGCTCGCAGCAAGGCGGTGGCAGAGGAGGCAGAGGTGGCTACGACTCTTCCTACGGAGGGCGGGGAGGTTACGACCACGGGGGTCACGaccgaggaggaagaggaggctacGACTCATCGTACGGAGGGCGAGGAGGTCACGAACAAGGGAGCCACGATCGAGGGGGACGAGGAGGACGTGGTGGTTATGATCATGGTGgccgaggaggaggaagaggaaacaAGCTTCAAGGAGGCTGGACAGATGGCGGAAGTGGTGGCTACCAGGATGGCGGCTACAGGGAGAGCAACTACAGAGATGCAGGTTTTCAAACAGGTGGCTACCATGGTGGTGGTGGCTACCAAGGAGGAGGCTATGGTGGCTACCAGTCATCTTCTTATTCTGGGAGTGGCTACCaggggggtggtggtggtggttacCAGCAAGACAACAGATACCAAGATGGCGGGTCCCACAGTGACCGAGGGGGCGGCCGTGGAGGAGGGAGGGGCGGCCGTGGCGGTCGCGGTGGCCGAGGAGGTCAAGGAGGCGGCTGGGGGGGCAGAGGTGGACAGAACTTTAATCAAGGAGGGCAGtttgagcagcacttccagcatgGAGGTTATCAGTATAATCAATCTGGCTTTGGACAAGGAAGACACTTCACCAGCTGA